The following coding sequences are from one Musa acuminata AAA Group cultivar baxijiao chromosome BXJ2-4, Cavendish_Baxijiao_AAA, whole genome shotgun sequence window:
- the LOC103980345 gene encoding thioredoxin-like protein Clot — protein sequence MPLKTFDADLSNFDQVFGGFTKSETTEGSPSEPGQLKFLLFLADKDPSTNRSWCPDCNVAEPIIHEKLEASNSNLVLLRAYVGDRPTWRNPSHPWRVDPRFKLKGVPTLIRWENEAVAGRLEDYEAHIGDKIDSILASN from the exons AAGACCTTTGACGCCGATCTCTCCAACTTCGACCAGGTTTTCGGGGGATTCACCAAGTCGGAGACGACGGAGGGCTCCCCATCGGAACCAGGTCAACTCAAGTTTCTTCTGTTCTTGGCCGACAAGGATCCCTCTACCAATCGCAGCTGGTGCCCTG ATTGCAATGTAGCAGAGCCCATCATACATGAAAAGCTGGAAGCATCAAATAGCAATCTTGTACTTTTGAGAGCATATGTTGGAGATAGACCTACGTGGAGAAATCCTAGCCATCCATGGAGGGTAGACCCTAGGTTCAAGCTCAAGGGTGTGCCCACGCTTATTCGTTGGGAGAATGAAGCTGTTGCTGGACGCCTTGAGGACTACGAAGCCCATATCGGAGATAAGATCGATTCCATTCTGGCTAGcaattga